From the genome of Sandaracinaceae bacterium, one region includes:
- a CDS encoding CehA/McbA family metallohydrolase has product MIALTVGVGIAGCATFFAIRRYNRGPREMTRAGVVMRVVETEERAPRRLGLVAARGDVLIESDTLRVVIAGGGRTETPLGAVLEASLANGEGLARGATLVPIVTDGEREHPIVFESFRLVERGDDDQRVALRLTGHARVGGHDVRVYLEYRLSDDRHALMISTQLIAEHAVELAPALVVRWGGHAPYVPGHGRVVGAMEAVAPVVGADMRGAEGITGAAVFASHAPLHVHTETQRHGTVEDLDQMRAAVAVLPLEPDQPRTQTFGLVLSEFGLADAVRRMGWLEGQPFPEVSVRVPGAPTGTRVRLRRGGVELIVAQADARGVAVVPLLGDPDASEPYVVQAEAYGYLPSEPLAVQAGERVRLVIPKGGQVWVRLGDLRGTPLPARIRILGRDGTDTPNLGPDYLARGAGEAVVTATGEAIVPLPPGSYRVIVSHGPEWSIVVSDVVVTEGERPAIDGRIEHVIPPRGWIACDFHVHQAPSDDSSVSIEDRVATLVAEGISFAVPTDHNEVSSYAPGIEAHALEDFGTVTGVEVTTWDPNFGHFNAFPYPLDAERPHNGAPVHVQRTPADLFAELHATRAGMLVQVNHPRLEPNIGYFDLTGFDPATLTATGFYDPGYDLIEIWNGYDLARPTYVERVFQEWLALLEGGVRVVGTGNSDSHPVRYHWAGYPRTYVYAPDGPRDPERVLEALRAGRVFVTSGPFLEASIEGQLPGGRVTARDGEVLVDVEVRAPAYIDVEELQVFVGRSLVHTIPIRHARPVVDPAPTAARDAPPIVRYQGQLRVPIERDSPVVVRVRSATPMDDFFGRRGVIPMAFTNPIFVDADGDGALRWFPVVDAGVGARGGSAREQGVGAPLPEAGPAGEDAAAGSQPEADAGPRQPAVGGGGSDVAAPNDQAGAEG; this is encoded by the coding sequence ATGATCGCGCTCACCGTGGGGGTGGGCATCGCAGGCTGCGCCACCTTCTTCGCCATCCGCCGGTACAACCGCGGACCGCGCGAGATGACGCGCGCTGGCGTGGTCATGCGGGTGGTCGAGACCGAAGAGCGCGCCCCGCGGCGGCTGGGGCTCGTGGCGGCGCGCGGCGACGTCCTGATCGAGAGCGACACGCTGCGCGTCGTCATCGCCGGGGGAGGGCGCACCGAGACGCCGCTCGGGGCCGTGCTGGAGGCCTCGCTCGCCAACGGTGAGGGCCTCGCCCGAGGCGCGACGCTGGTGCCTATCGTGACCGATGGCGAGCGCGAACACCCCATCGTGTTCGAGTCTTTCCGGCTGGTCGAACGCGGTGACGACGACCAGCGCGTGGCGTTGCGCCTCACGGGTCACGCGCGTGTCGGCGGCCATGACGTCCGGGTGTATCTCGAGTACCGCCTGAGCGACGACCGGCACGCGTTGATGATCAGCACGCAGCTCATCGCCGAGCACGCCGTCGAGCTCGCGCCCGCGCTGGTCGTGAGGTGGGGAGGGCACGCACCCTACGTGCCGGGCCATGGCCGCGTGGTGGGCGCCATGGAGGCCGTCGCGCCGGTCGTGGGCGCCGATATGCGCGGTGCCGAGGGCATCACCGGGGCTGCCGTGTTCGCCAGCCACGCGCCGCTCCACGTCCACACGGAGACCCAACGACACGGCACGGTCGAGGACCTCGACCAGATGCGCGCGGCCGTGGCCGTTTTGCCCCTCGAGCCCGACCAGCCGCGCACGCAGACCTTCGGGTTGGTGCTGTCCGAGTTCGGCCTGGCGGACGCCGTGCGGCGCATGGGTTGGCTCGAAGGTCAGCCCTTTCCCGAGGTGTCGGTGCGCGTCCCGGGCGCCCCCACGGGAACGCGTGTGCGTCTCCGGCGCGGGGGCGTGGAGCTGATCGTCGCACAGGCGGACGCCCGCGGCGTGGCCGTGGTCCCCCTGCTGGGCGACCCGGACGCGTCCGAGCCCTACGTGGTCCAGGCGGAGGCCTATGGATACCTGCCGAGCGAGCCGCTGGCGGTGCAGGCCGGGGAGCGTGTGCGTCTCGTCATCCCAAAGGGCGGCCAGGTCTGGGTACGCCTCGGCGACCTGCGCGGCACCCCGCTGCCCGCGCGCATCCGCATCCTCGGGCGGGACGGAACCGACACGCCCAACCTGGGGCCCGACTACCTCGCGCGTGGCGCGGGCGAGGCCGTGGTCACGGCCACCGGCGAGGCCATCGTCCCGCTCCCGCCGGGCTCCTACCGCGTCATCGTCAGCCACGGACCCGAGTGGTCCATCGTGGTCAGCGACGTCGTGGTGACGGAGGGCGAGCGACCCGCCATCGACGGACGCATCGAACACGTGATCCCTCCCCGCGGTTGGATCGCCTGTGATTTCCACGTCCACCAGGCTCCCAGTGACGACAGCTCCGTGTCCATCGAGGACCGTGTCGCGACCTTGGTGGCCGAGGGCATCTCGTTCGCCGTCCCGACCGACCACAACGAGGTCAGCAGCTACGCTCCTGGCATCGAGGCGCACGCCCTGGAGGACTTCGGCACGGTCACCGGCGTGGAGGTGACTACCTGGGACCCCAACTTCGGTCACTTCAACGCGTTCCCCTATCCCCTCGACGCCGAGCGCCCGCACAACGGCGCGCCCGTCCACGTGCAGCGCACCCCCGCCGACCTGTTCGCGGAGCTTCACGCCACGCGGGCAGGCATGCTGGTGCAGGTCAACCACCCCCGGCTCGAGCCCAACATCGGCTACTTCGACCTGACGGGCTTCGACCCCGCCACGCTCACGGCCACGGGCTTCTACGACCCCGGCTACGACCTGATCGAGATCTGGAACGGGTACGACCTGGCCCGCCCCACCTACGTCGAGCGCGTGTTCCAGGAGTGGCTGGCCCTGCTCGAGGGGGGCGTCCGCGTGGTGGGCACGGGCAACAGTGACTCGCACCCCGTGCGCTACCACTGGGCGGGCTACCCACGCACCTACGTCTACGCCCCCGACGGTCCGCGGGACCCAGAGCGCGTGCTGGAGGCGCTGCGCGCTGGGCGTGTGTTCGTCACCAGCGGGCCGTTCCTGGAGGCCAGCATCGAGGGGCAGCTGCCCGGCGGTCGCGTCACCGCCCGTGACGGTGAGGTGCTCGTGGACGTCGAGGTGCGCGCGCCGGCCTACATCGACGTCGAGGAGCTGCAGGTCTTCGTCGGGCGCTCGTTGGTGCACACCATCCCCATCCGTCACGCGCGGCCCGTCGTGGACCCGGCCCCCACCGCGGCGCGCGACGCGCCTCCGATCGTGCGCTACCAGGGTCAGCTGCGTGTCCCCATCGAGCGGGACTCCCCCGTGGTGGTGCGCGTCCGCTCGGCGACGCCGATGGACGACTTCTTCGGCCGCCGTGGGGTCATCCCGATGGCCTTCACCAACCCCATCTTCGTCGACGCGGACGGCGACGGCGCGCTGCGCTGGTTCCCCGTCGTGGACGCGGGGGTCGGCGCCCGCGGCGGTAGCGCTCGTGAGCAGGGGGTGGGCGCGCCACTGCCCGAGGCGGGTCCGGCGGGGGAAGACGCAGCCGCCGGGTCTCAGCCCGAGGCGGACGCGGGCCCGCGGCAGCCCGCAGTGGGCGGGGGCGGTTCCGATGTCGCTGCGCCGAACGACCAGGCCGGAGCCGAAGGCTGA
- the metF gene encoding methylenetetrahydrofolate reductase [NAD(P)H] translates to MRIADRLAHKRPVFSFEFFPPKTEAGETVLWKSLEQLAKLRPDYVSVTYGAGGSTRSRTIELVGRIKRELGIEAMAHLTCVGSTRDEIAEILDRLGELGIENVLALRGDPPKGAERFVTVDGGFSQGAELVAFIRERYGDRFCVGAACYPEVHPEAESAEADLAYLVDKVNAGVDFLVSQLFFDNASFLGFCERAHAAGVNVPIVAGIMPVTNVKQIQRFTAMCGAKFPERFAQHLETIEDDPQEVFWAGVQYAAHQCRQLLEPTRDDVFGTAPLGVPGIHFYTLNKSPASRAIFEILQLTRSAL, encoded by the coding sequence ATGCGCATCGCCGACCGCCTCGCCCACAAGCGCCCCGTGTTCAGCTTCGAGTTCTTCCCGCCGAAGACCGAAGCCGGAGAGACCGTGCTGTGGAAGAGCCTGGAGCAGCTGGCCAAGCTGCGCCCCGACTACGTGTCGGTGACGTATGGCGCCGGCGGCAGCACCCGCAGCCGCACCATCGAGCTGGTGGGCCGCATCAAGCGCGAGCTGGGCATCGAGGCCATGGCGCACCTCACCTGCGTGGGCTCCACGCGCGACGAGATCGCGGAGATCCTGGACCGCTTGGGCGAGCTGGGCATCGAGAACGTGCTGGCGCTGCGTGGCGACCCTCCGAAGGGGGCCGAGCGCTTCGTCACCGTGGACGGCGGCTTCTCCCAGGGCGCCGAGCTGGTGGCGTTCATCCGCGAGCGCTACGGCGACCGCTTCTGCGTGGGCGCGGCCTGCTACCCCGAGGTACACCCCGAGGCCGAGAGCGCCGAGGCCGACCTGGCGTACCTGGTCGACAAGGTCAACGCTGGGGTGGACTTCCTGGTCTCGCAGCTGTTCTTCGACAACGCCAGCTTCCTCGGCTTCTGCGAGCGCGCCCATGCGGCCGGGGTGAACGTGCCCATCGTGGCCGGCATCATGCCCGTCACGAACGTGAAGCAGATCCAACGCTTCACGGCCATGTGCGGCGCGAAGTTCCCTGAGCGCTTCGCGCAGCACCTCGAGACCATCGAGGACGACCCGCAGGAGGTGTTCTGGGCCGGCGTGCAGTACGCCGCTCATCAGTGCCGGCAGCTGCTCGAGCCCACGCGTGACGACGTGTTCGGGACCGCCCCGCTGGGCGTGCCGGGCATCCACTTCTACACGCTCAACAAGTCGCCCGCGTCACGGGCCATCTTCGAGATCCTGCAGCTGACCCGCTCGGCTCTCTGA
- a CDS encoding quinone-dependent dihydroorotate dehydrogenase, whose amino-acid sequence MLYRTLLRPLLYLLPAETAHHLTFGLLRAFARVPLFRRLLKRVCSATSPALVTRALGMQLPNPVGLAAGFDKDAQGFEALGALGFGFVEVGTLTGQAQPGNPKPRLFRLVKDRALVNRMGFNNGGSAAAAERLAEPRETRVGVNLGKSKVVAEEDAAADYVLSAERLAASADYVVVNVSSPNTPGLRNLQAVEKLRPLLSAVQEAVARVAPANRQIPLLVKIAPDLADEDIDEVADLATELGLSGIIATNTTISRAGLRSHPAAVEACGAGGLSGAPLEQRALAVLQRLRARVGPDMTLVAVGGIETPEQAYARIRAGASLVQIYTGFVYHGPLLPKRLALGLERLARRDGFERVSDAVGVDAPRPATEV is encoded by the coding sequence ATGCTCTACCGTACCCTCCTGCGGCCCCTGCTGTACCTCCTGCCGGCGGAGACGGCGCACCACCTCACGTTCGGCCTGCTGCGCGCTTTCGCGCGGGTCCCGCTGTTCCGGCGCCTGCTGAAGCGTGTGTGCTCGGCCACCAGCCCGGCGCTCGTCACCCGCGCGCTGGGCATGCAGCTGCCCAACCCGGTGGGCTTGGCGGCGGGCTTCGACAAGGACGCGCAGGGCTTCGAGGCGCTGGGGGCGCTCGGCTTCGGCTTCGTCGAGGTGGGCACGCTCACGGGGCAGGCACAGCCAGGCAACCCGAAGCCGCGGCTCTTCCGCCTGGTGAAGGACCGCGCGCTGGTGAACCGCATGGGCTTCAACAACGGGGGCAGCGCGGCCGCGGCCGAGCGCCTGGCCGAGCCCCGCGAGACGCGCGTGGGCGTGAACCTCGGCAAGAGCAAGGTGGTGGCGGAGGAGGACGCGGCCGCGGACTACGTGCTGAGCGCGGAGCGGCTGGCGGCGTCGGCGGACTACGTGGTGGTCAACGTCAGCTCGCCCAACACGCCCGGGCTGCGCAACCTGCAGGCCGTCGAGAAGCTCCGCCCGTTGCTGTCGGCGGTGCAGGAGGCCGTCGCGCGCGTCGCGCCCGCGAACCGTCAGATCCCGCTGCTCGTGAAGATCGCGCCGGACTTGGCGGACGAGGACATCGACGAGGTGGCGGACCTGGCCACCGAGCTGGGGCTCTCGGGCATCATCGCCACCAACACCACCATCTCGCGCGCCGGGCTGCGCTCGCATCCCGCGGCGGTCGAAGCCTGCGGCGCGGGTGGGCTCAGCGGCGCCCCCCTCGAGCAGCGCGCGCTGGCGGTGCTGCAGCGGCTGAGGGCGCGTGTGGGGCCCGACATGACGCTGGTGGCCGTGGGCGGCATCGAGACGCCGGAGCAGGCCTACGCCCGCATCCGCGCGGGGGCCAGCCTGGTTCAGATCTACACGGGCTTCGTGTACCACGGCCCGCTGCTGCCGAAGCGCCTCGCGTTGGGCCTCGAGCGGCTCGCCCGTCGCGATGGGTTCGAGCGGGTATCCGACGCGGTCGGTGTGGACGCCCCTCGGCCAGCCACCGAAGTTTGA
- a CDS encoding polymer-forming cytoskeletal protein has product MSRTLLPLLLVARSRAFQAALACSALAITSLAAPSRAAADITIYRGGSRWAVIEDDGDVYINGSRAGEIEDDGDVYVNGSRVGEVESDGDIYRNGSRVGEIESDGDVYINGSRVGEIESDGDIYLNGSRWGQAQSCCASYTQLQKVVAVLVFFDSGYAR; this is encoded by the coding sequence ATGTCTCGCACGCTCCTCCCCCTCCTGCTCGTCGCGCGCTCACGTGCGTTCCAAGCGGCGCTCGCCTGCAGTGCCCTCGCCATCACGTCCCTCGCCGCCCCGAGCCGCGCGGCGGCTGACATCACCATCTACCGGGGCGGGTCGCGCTGGGCCGTCATCGAGGACGACGGCGACGTCTACATCAACGGCAGCCGCGCCGGCGAGATCGAGGACGACGGGGACGTCTACGTCAACGGCAGCCGCGTCGGCGAAGTGGAGAGCGACGGCGACATCTACCGCAACGGCAGCCGCGTGGGCGAGATCGAGAGTGACGGGGACGTCTACATCAACGGCAGCCGCGTGGGCGAGATCGAGAGCGACGGGGACATCTACTTGAACGGCTCACGCTGGGGGCAAGCGCAGAGCTGCTGCGCGAGCTACACCCAGCTGCAGAAGGTCGTAGCCGTGCTGGTCTTCTTCGACAGCGGCTACGCGCGCTGA
- a CDS encoding GMC family oxidoreductase N-terminal domain-containing protein, with translation MTSPKYDYIVVGAGSAGCCIANRLSADPSVRVLLLEAGGKDNNPVIKMGIGFSRLMYDKSVSNIYETQPEPNLKGRRVHVVRGRVMGGCSSINGQVYMRGQRQDYDDWAALPGCEGWSYDELLPYFRKSEHYEPGPESDYHGRGGELNVTYPSWHYAITDAYLDAAVSIGIPRNDDLNGENQEGIGLMQLNQKDRQRWSSADAFLSKEVKARPNLDITVHAHVRRVVLEGKRAVAVEYQDKRGKVHRVDVAREVVLAAGAYNSAPILEMSGIGRADVVAKLGVTLQHELPGVGENLQDHFQLWVQQGVKTKQVLSEDGKFPRVVFNTFKYLFTKQGPLTFPAANVGAFIPNQGAERPIFQIHFTPGAGTQDDQGNMVASKEPGVNSTVTVVRPTSRGSVHASSVDPTSFPDIVHNYLDTEHDRALAVEGFKLLRAIFASESFAPHATHELIPGSSVVTDEQILDFWRTDGMSVYHPVGSAKMGAADDPLAVVDNACRVHGLEGLRVVDASVFPLLPSGNTHAPTVAVAERTCDLILGKPLLA, from the coding sequence ATGACCTCACCCAAGTACGACTACATCGTGGTCGGCGCTGGCTCGGCCGGCTGCTGCATCGCCAACCGACTCTCCGCGGACCCGAGCGTGCGCGTCTTGCTGCTCGAGGCGGGGGGCAAGGACAACAACCCGGTCATCAAGATGGGCATCGGGTTCAGTCGGCTCATGTACGACAAGTCGGTCAGCAACATCTACGAGACCCAGCCGGAGCCCAACCTCAAGGGGCGCCGCGTGCACGTGGTGCGTGGGCGCGTGATGGGCGGGTGCAGCTCCATCAACGGGCAGGTCTACATGCGCGGTCAGCGCCAGGACTACGACGACTGGGCGGCGCTGCCGGGCTGCGAGGGCTGGAGCTACGACGAGCTGCTGCCGTACTTCCGCAAGTCCGAGCACTACGAGCCGGGCCCCGAGAGCGACTATCACGGGCGCGGGGGCGAGCTGAACGTCACGTACCCGTCGTGGCACTACGCCATCACCGACGCGTACCTGGACGCGGCGGTGAGCATCGGCATCCCCCGCAACGACGACCTCAACGGGGAGAACCAAGAGGGCATCGGCCTGATGCAGCTCAACCAGAAGGACCGCCAGCGCTGGAGCTCGGCCGACGCGTTCCTCAGCAAGGAGGTCAAGGCGCGCCCGAACCTGGACATCACGGTGCACGCGCACGTGCGGCGCGTCGTGCTCGAGGGCAAGCGCGCCGTCGCGGTCGAGTACCAGGACAAGCGCGGCAAGGTGCACCGCGTGGACGTCGCGCGCGAGGTGGTGCTGGCGGCCGGCGCGTACAACTCCGCGCCCATCCTCGAGATGTCGGGCATCGGCCGCGCGGACGTGGTGGCCAAGCTGGGCGTCACGCTGCAGCACGAGCTGCCCGGGGTCGGCGAGAACCTGCAGGACCACTTCCAGCTGTGGGTGCAGCAGGGGGTCAAGACCAAGCAGGTGCTGTCGGAGGACGGCAAGTTCCCGCGCGTCGTGTTCAACACCTTCAAGTACCTGTTCACCAAGCAAGGGCCGCTCACATTCCCGGCGGCCAACGTGGGCGCGTTCATCCCCAACCAGGGCGCCGAGCGGCCCATCTTCCAGATTCACTTCACGCCTGGCGCGGGCACGCAGGACGATCAGGGCAACATGGTCGCCAGCAAGGAGCCGGGCGTGAACTCCACGGTGACGGTGGTGCGACCGACGTCTCGCGGCAGCGTGCACGCGAGCAGTGTGGACCCCACGTCGTTCCCCGACATCGTCCACAATTACCTGGACACCGAGCACGACCGCGCGCTGGCCGTCGAGGGCTTCAAGCTGCTGCGCGCCATCTTCGCCTCGGAGAGCTTCGCGCCGCACGCGACACACGAGCTCATCCCGGGCAGCAGCGTGGTGACCGACGAGCAGATCCTCGACTTCTGGCGCACCGACGGCATGAGCGTTTACCACCCCGTCGGCTCCGCCAAGATGGGTGCTGCGGACGACCCTCTGGCTGTCGTCGACAACGCGTGTCGCGTCCACGGTCTCGAGGGGCTGCGCGTGGTGGACGCCTCGGTGTTCCCGCTGCTGCCCTCGGGCAACACGCACGCGCCCACGGTGGCCGTCGCCGAGCGCACATGCGACCTCATCTTGGGCAAGCCGCTGCTGGCCTAG